TGTTGTAGAAGAGCTTGAGCGGCAGGGCGATGATCGCCTCGACCCAGTCGTTCTCGAAGAGCCAGCGCCGGATGTTGCTCTCGCCCGAGCCCGCATCGCCGGTGAACAGCGACGAGCCATTGTGGACCTCGGCGATGCGGCTCCCGAGGGCTGACTTGTGGTTCATCTTCGAGGCCATGTTTGCGAGGAACAGGAGCTGCCCGTCGCTTGAGCGCGTGACGAGCGACAGCTCCTCACCGCGGTGCATGACCTTGAAGCGCGGGTCGCGCATCCCATCCTTTCCGCCCATCGCCTCGAGGTCCTTCTTCCAGCTCTTCCCGTAGGGCGGGTTGGCGAGCATGAAGTCGAACTCCTGAGCTGGGAACGCGTCGTGCGAGAGCGTCGACCACTCCGCGCCGCCGACGATGTGGTCCGCGTTCTCGCCCTCGCCTTTCAGCAGCATGTCCGCCTTGCAGATCGCGTACGTCTCCGGGTTGATCTCCTGCCCGTAGAGATGCGTGACGACCTTCTGCTTGTGCTGGGCGGCGAGCTTCTGCAGCGTCTCCTCGGCCACGGTGAGCATGCCGCCGGTGCCGCAGGCGCAGTCGTAGAGAAGGTACGAGCCCGCCTTCACTCGTCCGGCGATCGGCCGGAACATCAGCGTCGTCATCAGGCGCACGGCGTCGCGCGGCGTCCAGTGCTCGCCGGCCTCCTCGTTGTTCTCCTCGTTGAAGCGGCGTACCAGCTCCTCGAAGACGGTGCCCATCGAGTGATTGTCCATCCCCGGGTGCTTCACCGAGCCGTCGCCGTTGAGCACCGGGTTCGGGCTCAGGTTGATCTCGGGATCGAGGAACTTCTCGATGAGCGTGCCGAGCGCGTCGCTCTTCGAGAGACGGGCGAGCACGTTCCTGAACTCGAAGTTGGTCAGGATGTCCTGCACGTTCTGCGAGAACCCATCGAGGTAGTCCTCGAAGTCGGCCTTGAGCTGCTGCTGGTTCCCACGTGACTTGAGGTCGCGAAGGCTGAACTTCGACGTGTTGTAGAACGCCTGGTCGGACGCCTTGCAGAGCGCCGCGTGCTGCTCGGTGATGCCGGCCTGATCGAGCATCGCCTTGGTCTCGAGGACCTGCTTCTTCGTCGGCTCGAGCACGGCGTCGAGGCGGCGAAGCACGAACATGGGCAGGATGACGTCGCGGTACTTGCCGCGCACGAAGAGGTCGCGGAGGACGTCGTCGGCGATGCCCCAGATGAAGGAAACGATCTTGTTGTGTGCTGCCTGATCCATGGTCAAACGTCTCCGAAGCGGGGCGCCGCTTCGGCGCACGAGAGAAGAGAGGAAGCTCGCCCGGCGAGCGGCGGGTTGGCGGGGCTACGCATCGCCATCCCCCTGTCGGCGTGGTGCGGTGGTCTGGGCTTGGATCCAGGCGTCGATGTCGACCCGCCGGAGTCGCCACTGGCCGCGCACCTTGAAGGCGGGGATCTCTCCCTTCTGCGCCATCGTGTAGACGGTCTTGTCCGCGACCTTGAGCAAGGTCGCGACCTCCAGCACCGTCAGAATCTCGTCGCTC
This genomic stretch from Myxococcus fulvus harbors:
- a CDS encoding type I restriction-modification system subunit M, which encodes MDQAAHNKIVSFIWGIADDVLRDLFVRGKYRDVILPMFVLRRLDAVLEPTKKQVLETKAMLDQAGITEQHAALCKASDQAFYNTSKFSLRDLKSRGNQQQLKADFEDYLDGFSQNVQDILTNFEFRNVLARLSKSDALGTLIEKFLDPEINLSPNPVLNGDGSVKHPGMDNHSMGTVFEELVRRFNEENNEEAGEHWTPRDAVRLMTTLMFRPIAGRVKAGSYLLYDCACGTGGMLTVAEETLQKLAAQHKQKVVTHLYGQEINPETYAICKADMLLKGEGENADHIVGGAEWSTLSHDAFPAQEFDFMLANPPYGKSWKKDLEAMGGKDGMRDPRFKVMHRGEELSLVTRSSDGQLLFLANMASKMNHKSALGSRIAEVHNGSSLFTGDAGSGESNIRRWLFENDWVEAIIALPLKLFYNTGIATYVWVLSNRKAGPRKGKVQLIDATQWFKPLRKNLGEKSCELSDEDVQRVMAAYDAFADTEQAKVFANEAFGYRKVTVERPLRLHSQLTTKAIETLRFASGDEDIRSVLYDELGDALFDDFAKVKAALEKRLAEWGAGDAVDEDEGDEEATKKGLPEKKKKKLLDPKTWERDGRLVEAATKLKKALGDGVFTDHNEFRRKVADALDKAGIKLGAADLKQLLRAVSWRDESAPPVMSKVHKPGKATPEPLHGRFEATIDGKRCVVEYEPDSDLRDSEQVPLLEEGGIEAFLKREVLPYTPDAWVDEEKTQIGYEVSFARHFYRPTAVRNLDELGAELLAARHEAEGLLAGLLKRGAA
- the mads1 gene encoding methylation-associated defense system helix-turn-helix domain-containing protein MAD1, which encodes MSDEILTVLEVATLLKVADKTVYTMAQKGEIPAFKVRGQWRLRRVDIDAWIQAQTTAPRRQGDGDA